In Solimonas sp. K1W22B-7, the DNA window CCCCGCCGCCCGACTTCGAGGCCCTGGTGGGCCGCGAGGGCTGGTGGCGGCTGCCGGCGGCGGTGCGCCAGCGCTTCCATGAGAAGCCAGCGCCGCAGGCGCCGATCCGCTACGTCGGCGTGATGCACCAGGTGGAGTGCTCGACGCTGGGCTGGCTGCTGGCGCAGTGCTGCCGCCTGATCGGCACGCCCTTCGCGCCCTGGCGCGGCCGCGACGTGCCGGTGGCGATCACGCTGCGCCATGACGACGACGGCGTGATCTGGGAGCGCGAGTACCGCTACCCGGACCGCCCGGCGATCACGGTCAGCTCGACCAAGCGCATCGGCAGCGACGGCTCGCTGCGCGAATGCGTCGGCTGCGGCTTCGGCATGCGCCTGGCGGTGTTCGAAGCCAACCGCGCCCTGCACTTCCTCAGCCTGCGCTACTTCTGGCAGCCCGGCGGCCGCCTGCGCTGGCTGCCCGGCCTGCTGTCGCCCGGCGTCGCCCACGTGATCCACGAAGACCTCGGCGACGGCCGCTTCCGCTTCGCCATGACCATCCACCACCCCTGGTTCGGCACGCTGTTCCAGCAGGACGGCGTGTTCCACCGCGCAGGAGAACTGCAATGACCACCGTCCTGATCCTGTTCTGCATCCAGTGCCTGCTCGGCGCCTTCGACAACCTCTGGCACCACGAACTGGAAGCCGGCCTGTCGCGGCAGCCGCAGGCGCGCACCGAGCTGGCGCTGCACACGCTGCGCGAGCTGCTGTACGCACCGATCTTCGTCGGCATCGCCTGGTGGAGCTGGCAGGGCGCCTGGGCCTGGCTGCTGATCGCCTTGCTGGCGACCGAGATGGTGGTGACGATCACCGACTTCGTGGTGGAGGACCGCACACGGCGCCTGCCGCCGATGGAGCGCGTGCTGCATACCGTGCTGGCGATGAACTACGGCGCGCTGCTGGCGCTGTGGGCGCCGATACTGCAGCAGTGGACTCGCCTGCCCACCGCGATGACGGCCGTCGATCACGGCCCCTGGTCGTGGGCACTGGGCGTCTTCGGTGCCGGCGTACTGGGCTGGGGCCTCTACGATCTGTTCGCCGTGGCCAGGCTGGGCGTGCCGCAATGGCTGCGCGAGCCGCTGCGCGTGGAGCCGAACGAGGCCCCTCGCACCCTGCTGGTGACCGGTGCCACCGGCTTCATCGGCCGCGCCCTGGTCCGGCGCCTGCTGCAACGCGGCGAGCGCATCATCGTGCTGAGCCGCGATCCGCTGCGCGCGGAGTACCTGTTCGGCCCGCGCGTCGAAGCCCTGGGCTCGCTGGCGGCGATCGACGCCGAACGCCGTATCGACGCCATAGTCAACCTCGCCGGCGAACCGGTGGCCGGCGGCCTGTGGACGCGCGCGCGCCGCGAACGCCTGTTGCAGAGCCGCATCGCCGTCACCACGGAGGTGACGATGCTGATCCGGCGCCTGCGCCACAAGCCGGCGGTGCTGGTCAACGCCTCGGCGATCGGCTGGTACGGCGAGCGCGGCGACACCGCACTGGGCGAGGACAGCGGTGCCGGCG includes these proteins:
- a CDS encoding DUF4166 domain-containing protein; amino-acid sequence: MTLMTPQVLRAVPPQDPPPPPDFEALVGREGWWRLPAAVRQRFHEKPAPQAPIRYVGVMHQVECSTLGWLLAQCCRLIGTPFAPWRGRDVPVAITLRHDDDGVIWEREYRYPDRPAITVSSTKRIGSDGSLRECVGCGFGMRLAVFEANRALHFLSLRYFWQPGGRLRWLPGLLSPGVAHVIHEDLGDGRFRFAMTIHHPWFGTLFQQDGVFHRAGELQ
- a CDS encoding TIGR01777 family oxidoreductase, whose translation is MTTVLILFCIQCLLGAFDNLWHHELEAGLSRQPQARTELALHTLRELLYAPIFVGIAWWSWQGAWAWLLIALLATEMVVTITDFVVEDRTRRLPPMERVLHTVLAMNYGALLALWAPILQQWTRLPTAMTAVDHGPWSWALGVFGAGVLGWGLYDLFAVARLGVPQWLREPLRVEPNEAPRTLLVTGATGFIGRALVRRLLQRGERIIVLSRDPLRAEYLFGPRVEALGSLAAIDAERRIDAIVNLAGEPVAGGLWTRARRERLLQSRIAVTTEVTMLIRRLRHKPAVLVNASAIGWYGERGDTALGEDSGAGEGFLSMLCRRWEEAAWAATREGVRVCRLRIGLVLGRGGGVLQPLALATRLAGGTVLGDGRHWMSWIHLQDLLRIIDLALEDEDLHGGINAVAPQPLPQAAFAAALAGSLRRPLPWRVPAWLLRLMAGEMADLFLVSQRVEPRRLLAAGFRHELGGIDAALDQILHQALPAPVAARVWVNQRCPVCRTTMGLQQATAQRGGVDLAFCPVEADRELAAWGLQREQLRRRLYVQTRDGRLLSGIDAFAAIWAALPRRRWIATLMRLPLLYPISCMVYDLAVAPLLSGWDERRARRRELAQLR